Proteins from a single region of Vulgatibacter sp.:
- a CDS encoding anti-sigma factor family protein: protein MDGRRDIEMEMLLSAYRDGELSPDERAVVEEALREDPGLQARLDDHAALSSWLQASVEKEADLVDFSGFADRVMAGLPPPVEERASLWARFTVWLDETLTFHKWQAASALGAAVVLLVAGPLVWNATHRASDAGRMQGPLLAGGPGLSQVISVQTAEDTDAMLFKTESGTTVIYVQGN, encoded by the coding sequence ATGGACGGGCGCCGCGACATCGAGATGGAGATGCTCCTCTCCGCGTACCGCGACGGCGAGCTTTCGCCGGACGAGCGGGCCGTGGTCGAGGAGGCGCTGCGCGAGGATCCCGGGCTGCAGGCGCGGCTCGACGATCACGCGGCGCTCTCTTCCTGGCTGCAGGCCTCCGTGGAGAAGGAGGCCGACCTGGTCGACTTCTCCGGCTTCGCCGACCGGGTGATGGCGGGGCTGCCGCCGCCGGTGGAGGAGCGGGCGTCGCTGTGGGCGCGCTTCACCGTGTGGCTCGACGAGACCCTCACCTTCCACAAATGGCAGGCTGCCTCGGCGCTCGGCGCGGCGGTGGTGCTGCTGGTGGCGGGGCCGCTGGTGTGGAACGCCACCCACCGGGCTTCCGATGCAGGGCGGATGCAGGGCCCGCTGCTCGCCGGCGGCCCCGGCCTCTCCCAGGTGATTTCGGTGCAGACCGCCGAGGACACGGACGCGATGCTCTTCAAGACCGAGTCCGGAACCACGGTCATCTACGTGCAGGGAAATTGA
- a CDS encoding RNA polymerase sigma factor codes for MEIDDLTLVSRCKEGDQQAFRLLVKRYERKVFSLAFGMLKDREEAMDVSQEAFIKVHRYLADFKGDSSFYTWLYRITRNLAVDRIRSRRGEGVAFDEKVGQDEAELSDAGFLSTRLGTNPQKSALRRELAETMAEALQQIPEKHREILLLREVDGLSYEDIARVLEIPKGTVMSRLFHARAKMQKLLEGYLGGDRPEFGVGEEEG; via the coding sequence GTGGAAATCGATGACCTGACCCTGGTCAGCCGCTGCAAGGAGGGCGATCAGCAGGCGTTCCGGCTGCTGGTGAAGCGGTACGAGCGGAAGGTGTTCTCGCTTGCGTTCGGCATGCTGAAGGACCGGGAGGAAGCGATGGACGTCTCCCAGGAGGCCTTCATCAAGGTCCACCGGTACCTGGCCGACTTCAAGGGTGACTCCTCCTTCTATACGTGGCTCTACCGGATCACCCGCAACCTGGCCGTCGACCGGATCCGGTCGCGGCGCGGCGAGGGCGTGGCCTTCGACGAAAAGGTGGGGCAGGACGAGGCGGAGTTGTCGGACGCCGGATTCCTGTCGACGCGGCTCGGGACCAACCCGCAGAAGAGCGCCTTGCGGCGGGAGCTGGCCGAGACGATGGCGGAAGCCTTGCAGCAGATCCCCGAGAAGCACCGGGAGATCCTGCTGCTTCGCGAAGTGGACGGATTGAGCTACGAGGACATTGCCCGGGTGCTGGAGATCCCGAAGGGAACGGTGATGAGCCGTCTCTTCCACGCCCGGGCCAAGATGCAGAAGCTGCTCGAGGGCTACCTCGGCGGTGACCGGCCCGAGTTCGGGGTCGGAGAGGAAGAGGGCTGA
- a CDS encoding DUF4175 family protein: MTDRPTPPKPPRVGDSPASSTSDPAWARRVEEAADLRQQPEAPAGPVEPAEVVPLPHDAPYGWTPGPGPGTGLGTGSGPTAPGPQPPPLLPTDGSAARKPEPLPPPPRSDDAIAALARVSAALRRRAWQVHGGTALLAFVGTAGLVALLAAVALGAGATPLVRPIALGLLALAATAAAIFAWRRAGQPTDIELARLLESRDPRAAGLTTAVELAGLLPLAERDDLIDKPFSAELARAHVEATARTVRQAGPREAFDDRPLRWSGAAAALSLALLAVAAFLAEAVTPGLGRLAFGDAPAENDGELPRAAPITGDIALTYLYPAHTGLPPKTVEGTNGEITAPIGTQVRIETRADRDLARAYVDVDGASLPMEVKGRQLTGTLLVQKSGAYRFRFADDRNRNLAVGPEIPITAALDGAPTIDILAPVAELTVTERDPVQLQFEAADDYGVAKVELVYQVGGTPEQQVSVSSYGTPRRRADGSWVWELATLKLRPGDVVTYYLRATDNDAVGGAKQGQSRTQTLKVFSEAEHLRELIAKVEEAWEGMVLALGDRIAPREGPRAVRGEKRIDAGAPADEQVLQVGTTLSDVAGELRKDEKAPQELSAALINISQGVLEKGRFTRSARARARTAPGAQLAALDRAEAAEQQELERSVLYLEALLDRQRIQQIEELAREMAGSRRELANLMEQYREAPSDAAKQEILRELARLKDRMNELMRRMAELSKGIQDEHLNAEAMKAMAEERNLASGLDEIEKLLGEGKIDEAMAKLQELGMQMDEMAQALSDAADSQAENDPALAELQKDLQQYEEQLQQLQQDQAELADATEQLKREQAKKLEEQLAQNGEKLIDELKAKVERAQDRLAEVPSADVPPRLTEDLGGAQERLQDLENALSVKDFDAAMESAAQALAHTESLERTLERELGYARQFNLPDRDAIEEARQPAAAATPLVREVKQKLEEMFANPARQMSPEQRQQMERMAQRQGELEEQMRQLQQQAQKIGQQAPIFDESAQGAMQGAQQSMSEAGQKLRGRNPGGALASERQAQEQLQSLQQGLEKAKQQARNNRGGGGFPLPLAAGGGRGESGMDGDFDDKEKVAIPGADQYKAPEEFRKDILDAMKQDAPAPFKEHVREYYEEIVK; the protein is encoded by the coding sequence ATGACCGACCGCCCCACCCCTCCCAAGCCGCCCCGCGTGGGTGATAGCCCCGCGTCTTCGACCAGCGACCCCGCCTGGGCTCGCCGGGTGGAGGAGGCTGCCGACCTGCGCCAGCAGCCCGAGGCGCCTGCAGGCCCGGTGGAGCCGGCGGAGGTGGTGCCCCTGCCCCATGACGCCCCCTACGGGTGGACGCCCGGGCCCGGCCCCGGTACCGGCCTCGGTACCGGCTCTGGCCCGACCGCCCCCGGCCCCCAGCCGCCGCCCCTCCTCCCCACCGACGGCAGCGCCGCCCGCAAGCCCGAGCCCCTGCCGCCGCCGCCCCGCTCCGACGACGCCATCGCCGCCCTCGCCCGGGTGAGCGCCGCGCTCCGCCGCCGCGCGTGGCAGGTCCACGGTGGAACGGCCCTCCTCGCCTTCGTCGGCACCGCCGGTCTCGTCGCCCTCCTCGCAGCGGTGGCCCTCGGCGCCGGCGCGACGCCTCTCGTCCGGCCGATCGCCCTCGGCCTCCTCGCCCTCGCCGCCACGGCTGCAGCGATCTTCGCCTGGCGCCGCGCCGGCCAGCCCACCGACATCGAGCTCGCCCGGCTGCTCGAGTCCCGCGACCCCAGGGCCGCCGGCCTCACCACCGCCGTCGAGCTCGCCGGCCTCCTGCCCCTGGCCGAGCGCGACGATCTCATCGACAAGCCCTTCTCGGCGGAGCTCGCCCGCGCCCACGTCGAGGCCACCGCCCGCACGGTGCGGCAGGCCGGCCCCCGCGAGGCCTTCGACGACAGGCCGCTGCGCTGGTCCGGCGCCGCTGCGGCCCTCTCGCTCGCGCTCCTCGCCGTCGCCGCCTTCCTCGCCGAGGCCGTGACCCCGGGCCTCGGCCGCCTCGCCTTCGGCGACGCCCCGGCGGAGAACGACGGCGAGCTCCCCCGCGCGGCGCCGATCACCGGCGACATCGCGCTCACCTACCTCTACCCCGCCCACACCGGCCTGCCGCCGAAGACGGTCGAGGGGACCAACGGCGAGATCACCGCGCCCATCGGCACCCAGGTCCGGATCGAGACCCGCGCCGACCGCGATCTCGCCAGGGCCTACGTCGACGTCGACGGCGCCTCGCTGCCGATGGAGGTGAAGGGCCGCCAGCTCACCGGCACGCTGCTGGTGCAGAAGTCGGGCGCCTACCGCTTCCGCTTCGCCGACGACCGGAACCGCAACCTCGCCGTGGGGCCGGAGATCCCGATCACCGCCGCTCTCGACGGCGCGCCCACCATCGACATCCTCGCCCCGGTGGCGGAGCTCACCGTCACCGAGCGCGATCCGGTGCAGCTGCAATTCGAGGCAGCCGACGACTACGGCGTGGCGAAGGTGGAGCTCGTCTACCAGGTCGGCGGCACGCCGGAGCAGCAGGTCTCCGTCTCCTCCTACGGCACGCCGCGGCGGCGTGCCGACGGCAGCTGGGTCTGGGAGCTCGCCACCCTGAAGCTCCGTCCCGGCGACGTGGTCACCTACTATCTGCGCGCCACCGACAACGACGCGGTCGGCGGGGCGAAGCAGGGCCAGAGCCGCACCCAGACCTTGAAGGTCTTCTCCGAGGCGGAGCACCTCCGCGAGCTGATCGCGAAGGTGGAGGAGGCCTGGGAGGGCATGGTCCTCGCCCTGGGCGATCGCATCGCGCCGCGCGAAGGCCCCCGCGCCGTCCGCGGCGAGAAGCGCATCGACGCAGGCGCCCCCGCCGACGAGCAGGTGCTGCAGGTCGGCACCACGCTCTCGGACGTCGCCGGCGAGCTGCGCAAGGACGAGAAGGCGCCGCAGGAGCTCTCCGCCGCGCTGATCAACATCTCGCAGGGCGTGCTGGAGAAGGGCCGCTTCACCCGCTCCGCCAGGGCCCGCGCCCGGACGGCGCCGGGCGCGCAGCTCGCAGCCCTCGACCGCGCCGAAGCGGCGGAGCAACAGGAGCTCGAGAGGAGCGTGCTCTACCTCGAGGCGCTCCTCGACCGGCAGCGGATCCAGCAGATCGAGGAGCTCGCCCGGGAGATGGCGGGCAGCCGCCGCGAGCTCGCCAACCTGATGGAGCAATACCGCGAGGCGCCCTCGGACGCGGCGAAGCAGGAGATCCTCCGCGAGCTCGCGCGGCTCAAGGACCGCATGAACGAGCTGATGCGCCGCATGGCCGAGCTCTCCAAGGGGATCCAGGACGAGCACCTCAACGCCGAGGCGATGAAGGCGATGGCGGAGGAGCGCAACCTGGCGAGCGGCCTCGACGAGATCGAGAAGCTCCTCGGCGAGGGGAAGATCGACGAGGCGATGGCGAAGCTGCAGGAGCTCGGCATGCAGATGGACGAGATGGCGCAGGCCCTCTCCGACGCTGCCGACTCCCAGGCGGAGAACGATCCGGCCCTCGCCGAGCTGCAGAAGGATCTGCAGCAGTACGAGGAGCAGCTGCAGCAGCTCCAGCAGGATCAGGCGGAGCTCGCCGACGCCACCGAGCAGCTCAAGCGCGAGCAGGCGAAGAAGCTCGAGGAGCAGCTGGCGCAGAACGGCGAGAAGCTCATCGACGAGCTCAAGGCGAAGGTGGAGCGCGCGCAGGATCGTCTCGCGGAGGTGCCGAGCGCCGACGTTCCGCCCAGGCTCACCGAGGATCTCGGCGGTGCGCAGGAGCGCCTGCAGGATCTCGAGAACGCCCTCTCGGTGAAGGACTTCGATGCGGCGATGGAGAGCGCGGCGCAGGCGCTGGCCCATACCGAGAGCCTCGAGCGCACGCTGGAGCGCGAGCTCGGCTACGCGCGGCAGTTCAACCTGCCCGATCGCGACGCGATCGAGGAGGCGCGGCAGCCGGCAGCTGCAGCGACGCCGCTGGTGCGCGAGGTGAAGCAGAAGCTCGAGGAGATGTTCGCCAACCCGGCGCGGCAGATGAGCCCCGAGCAGCGCCAGCAGATGGAGCGGATGGCGCAGCGGCAGGGCGAGCTCGAGGAGCAGATGCGGCAGCTGCAGCAGCAGGCGCAGAAGATCGGGCAGCAGGCGCCGATCTTCGACGAGTCGGCGCAGGGCGCGATGCAGGGCGCGCAGCAGTCGATGTCCGAGGCGGGCCAGAAGCTCCGCGGCAGGAACCCCGGCGGCGCCCTCGCCTCCGAGCGCCAGGCGCAGGAGCAGCTCCAGTCGCTGCAGCAGGGGCTCGAGAAGGCGAAGCAGCAGGCCCGCAACAACCGCGGCGGCGGCGGCTTTCCCCTGCCGCTCGCAGCTGGCGGTGGCCGCGGCGAGTCGGGGATGGACGGCGACTTCGACGACAAGGAGAAGGTCGCGATCCCCGGAGCCGATCAGTACAAGGCGCCCGAGGAATTCCGGAAGGACATCCTCGACGCGATGAAGCAGGACGCGCCGGCGCCCTTCAAGGAGCACGTGCGCGAGTACTACGAGGAGATCGTCAAATGA
- a CDS encoding tetratricopeptide repeat protein: protein MSAFPAAARAAARTLLLTLLFVLPAQAWAAADERMAAAEEALSAWDMPKAVSLAEALYGENPSDPRSAFLLGRVKLHTGDYEGAARLLEDAGAPGTPGGYLDVARRTQAITANYQQVESKNFVFRYPAGKDEILAPWALETLEASYEQIGDVVGFKPSPADGKILVEVVADAEELSAVSTLGIEAIKTTGTIAVCKFNKLMITSPKALLRGYEWRDTLAHEYVHLVITKKSRNQTPIWLHEGMAKYLETAWRGPPGKALELPSEALLRDAVKAEKLITFEQMHPSIALLPTARDAALAFAEVFSAIEYLHGADATSVERILSHLGAGLSDRDAVAKVYGKPFAVFERSWRHYLQKRPYPQENASVALLEKHFADEQPEAPQEPEKKNAYRDLTELSEFRAIKDARARKAAHLGELLRARGKFAAAAAKYEEAVARAGAQFPNLSNKYALALLELGEHGSAVRVLESTRDYFPNDVFTNLNLARAKMQSGKVRDAEPFLRTAVSVNPFDPEVHGRLLAVAKETGDADLLQRSSRALALLTGAVPGQQSTEQRP, encoded by the coding sequence ATGAGCGCCTTCCCCGCCGCCGCGCGAGCAGCAGCGCGGACGCTGCTCCTCACCCTGCTCTTCGTCCTGCCTGCACAGGCGTGGGCCGCCGCCGACGAGCGCATGGCTGCAGCGGAGGAGGCCCTCTCCGCCTGGGACATGCCGAAGGCGGTCTCCCTCGCCGAGGCGCTCTACGGCGAGAACCCGAGCGATCCGCGCAGCGCCTTCCTCCTCGGCAGGGTGAAGCTCCACACCGGCGACTACGAGGGCGCGGCGCGCCTCCTCGAGGACGCCGGCGCCCCCGGCACGCCGGGCGGCTACCTCGACGTGGCCCGCAGGACCCAGGCGATCACCGCGAACTACCAGCAGGTGGAGTCGAAGAATTTCGTCTTCCGCTACCCGGCGGGGAAGGACGAGATCCTCGCCCCCTGGGCCCTCGAGACCCTCGAGGCCTCCTACGAGCAGATCGGCGACGTGGTGGGCTTCAAGCCGAGCCCCGCCGACGGGAAGATCCTCGTCGAGGTGGTGGCGGACGCGGAGGAGCTCTCCGCCGTCTCCACCCTCGGCATCGAGGCGATCAAGACCACCGGCACCATCGCCGTCTGCAAATTCAACAAGCTGATGATCACCAGCCCCAAGGCGCTGCTGCGCGGCTACGAGTGGCGCGACACCCTCGCCCACGAGTACGTGCACCTGGTGATCACGAAGAAGAGCCGCAACCAGACGCCGATCTGGCTGCACGAGGGGATGGCCAAATACCTGGAGACCGCGTGGCGCGGCCCGCCGGGCAAGGCCCTCGAGCTCCCCTCGGAGGCGCTGCTCCGCGACGCGGTGAAGGCCGAGAAGCTGATCACCTTCGAGCAGATGCACCCCTCGATCGCGCTCCTGCCCACCGCCCGCGACGCGGCCCTCGCCTTCGCCGAGGTCTTCTCGGCGATCGAGTACCTGCACGGCGCGGACGCCACCAGCGTCGAGCGGATCCTCTCGCACCTCGGCGCTGGCCTCTCCGACCGCGACGCGGTGGCGAAGGTCTACGGCAAGCCCTTCGCCGTCTTCGAACGGTCCTGGCGGCACTACCTGCAGAAGCGGCCCTACCCACAGGAGAACGCGTCGGTGGCGCTGCTCGAGAAGCATTTCGCCGACGAGCAGCCGGAGGCGCCGCAGGAGCCGGAGAAGAAGAACGCCTACCGGGACCTCACCGAGCTCTCCGAGTTCCGCGCGATCAAGGACGCCCGGGCCCGGAAGGCGGCGCACCTCGGCGAGCTGCTGCGGGCCCGCGGCAAATTCGCAGCCGCCGCAGCGAAATACGAGGAGGCGGTGGCCCGCGCTGGCGCGCAATTCCCCAACCTCTCCAACAAATACGCGCTGGCGCTCCTCGAGCTGGGCGAACACGGCAGCGCCGTGCGGGTCCTCGAGTCCACGCGCGACTACTTTCCCAACGACGTCTTCACCAACCTGAACCTCGCCCGGGCCAAGATGCAGAGCGGCAAGGTGCGCGACGCCGAGCCCTTCCTCCGCACCGCGGTCTCGGTGAATCCCTTCGATCCGGAAGTCCACGGCCGGCTCCTCGCGGTGGCGAAGGAGACGGGCGACGCGGACCTCCTCCAGCGTTCGTCCCGGGCCCTCGCCCTCCTCACCGGAGCGGTTCCCGGCCAGCAGTCCACGGAGCAGAGACCTTGA
- a CDS encoding AAA family ATPase has translation MEAGSDLQAVQQLGQARERILGEIEKRVVGQREVVEHLLVSLFAKGHCLFVGVPGLAKTLLISTLAEVLDLSFNRVQFTPDLMPSDITGTDILEEDRTTGRRELRFVKGPLFANIVLADEINRTPPKTQAALLQAMQEKRVTAGGRTYPLAPPFLVFATQNPIEQEGTYPLPEAQLDRFMFMVDVGYPSEDEEVEVVLRTTGAAGALPSKVLGPEEILALQELVLRVPVAEDTVRYAVNLVRKSRPKEADAPDFVQHYLSWGAGPRASQYLILAAKARAVLHGRYAAEREDVKALAKPVLRHRMLPNFTAEAEGVDSAQIIDRLLEMAK, from the coding sequence ATGGAAGCGGGTAGCGATCTCCAGGCGGTGCAGCAGCTCGGCCAGGCGCGGGAACGGATCCTGGGCGAGATCGAAAAGCGCGTGGTGGGCCAGCGCGAGGTGGTCGAGCACCTCCTCGTCTCGCTCTTCGCCAAGGGCCATTGCCTCTTCGTCGGCGTGCCGGGCCTCGCCAAGACCCTGCTCATCAGCACGCTGGCGGAGGTGCTCGACCTCTCCTTCAACCGGGTGCAGTTCACGCCGGATCTGATGCCCTCGGACATCACCGGCACCGACATCCTCGAGGAGGATCGCACCACCGGCAGGCGCGAGCTCCGCTTCGTCAAGGGGCCGCTCTTCGCGAACATCGTCCTCGCCGACGAGATCAACCGCACGCCGCCGAAGACCCAGGCGGCGCTGCTGCAGGCGATGCAGGAGAAGCGCGTCACCGCCGGTGGCCGCACCTATCCCCTCGCGCCGCCCTTCCTCGTCTTCGCCACCCAGAACCCGATCGAGCAGGAGGGCACCTACCCGCTGCCCGAGGCGCAGCTCGATCGCTTCATGTTCATGGTGGACGTTGGGTACCCCTCCGAGGACGAGGAGGTCGAGGTGGTCTTGCGCACCACCGGCGCCGCCGGCGCCTTGCCGTCGAAGGTCCTCGGCCCCGAGGAGATCCTCGCGCTGCAGGAGCTGGTGCTGCGCGTCCCGGTCGCCGAGGACACGGTGCGCTACGCGGTGAACCTCGTGCGCAAGAGCCGCCCGAAGGAGGCCGACGCCCCCGACTTCGTGCAGCACTACCTGTCGTGGGGCGCGGGCCCCCGTGCGTCGCAATACCTCATCCTCGCAGCCAAGGCGCGGGCGGTGCTGCACGGCCGCTACGCCGCCGAGCGCGAGGACGTGAAGGCGCTGGCGAAGCCCGTGCTCCGCCACCGGATGCTCCCGAATTTCACCGCGGAAGCCGAGGGCGTCGACAGCGCCCAGATCATCGACCGCCTGCTGGAGATGGCGAAATAA
- a CDS encoding DUF58 domain-containing protein: MAAHLLDPKLLAKLGTTQLRARAVVEGILSGLHRSPHQGQSVEFAEHKEYAPGDELRHIDWKAYGKVDRYYVKQFEHETNLRAFFLVDASGSMAYRGAEGLSKLEYAAVLAASLSYLLVRQQDAVGLVIARGKETRYLPPRAAMGHFPAILHHLEELQGEGPTDLAAAADWIAEKARRRAAIFVLSDLFDFSPGALKRLTDLRRMKNEVTVFQILDPWELEFPFEDATRFLGMEGEGELEVDPRAIRESYLEEIGQLTDRSKRACRDADVEYELVRTDAPLDRLLLRFLARRERGAA, from the coding sequence GTGGCTGCCCACCTGCTCGATCCGAAGCTCCTGGCCAAGCTGGGAACCACGCAGCTCCGCGCCCGCGCGGTGGTGGAGGGGATCCTCTCCGGCCTCCACCGCTCGCCGCACCAGGGGCAGAGCGTGGAGTTCGCCGAGCACAAGGAGTACGCCCCCGGCGACGAGCTCCGCCACATCGACTGGAAGGCCTACGGCAAGGTCGATCGCTACTACGTGAAGCAATTCGAGCACGAGACCAACCTGCGGGCGTTCTTCCTCGTCGACGCCTCGGGCTCGATGGCCTACCGCGGCGCCGAGGGGCTCTCGAAGCTCGAGTACGCCGCGGTGCTCGCCGCCTCGCTCTCCTACCTGCTCGTGCGGCAGCAGGACGCGGTGGGCCTCGTCATCGCCAGGGGCAAGGAGACGCGCTACCTGCCGCCCCGCGCGGCGATGGGCCATTTCCCCGCGATCCTCCACCACCTCGAGGAGCTCCAGGGCGAGGGGCCCACCGATCTCGCCGCCGCCGCCGACTGGATCGCGGAGAAGGCGCGGCGCCGGGCGGCGATCTTCGTCCTCTCCGATCTCTTCGACTTCTCCCCCGGGGCCCTGAAGCGCCTCACCGATCTGCGGCGGATGAAGAACGAGGTCACCGTCTTCCAGATCCTCGACCCCTGGGAGCTCGAGTTCCCCTTCGAGGACGCCACGCGCTTCCTCGGCATGGAGGGTGAAGGTGAGCTCGAGGTCGATCCGCGGGCGATCCGCGAGTCGTATCTCGAGGAGATCGGGCAGCTCACCGACCGCTCCAAGCGCGCCTGCAGGGACGCCGACGTGGAGTACGAGCTGGTTCGCACCGACGCGCCCCTCGACAGGCTGCTGCTGCGCTTCCTCGCGCGCCGCGAGCGGGGAGCGGCATAG
- a CDS encoding BatA domain-containing protein, with amino-acid sequence MGISFANPLLAWGALAAAIPVIVHLIQRRRPRSHPFAAIELVLRSQKRNVRRLRLKRLLLLAMRTLLLLLVPLALAKPRFESTAAAAAAAPQGPAATAIVLDTSMSMGWKEGGDTLLDAARKDAREVLAGLSGEEPVTVVRCDGGPPVAAAPSFDRAAARRTIDDATLAYRPADLSACVAAAARALGESQVPGKRIYVATDLTAAGWRLDAPPATVPTETGEVLPEVTVLDAARGKPMPNVAITDLKVEPAPEVGPRGQAFVFTVRNFSEEPVADLEAQLVVEDGVVAKGFVEVPAHGAASKKLAFRFPRGGSFTGAVRLGSDALGFDDARDFVVQVPRDLRALVVDGDPSPVRYRDEAFFVEAALRMGGASPLSVRTVDAESLPGEEIGGYDLVLLLNVRAPDPAVAERLRAFVEKGGGLFVGLGDNVESEAWNTRLGQLLPRQLHLVKTAAERGREDQRPARFGDLDLRHPVLRVFSGSAQDGFLAARTWRYYLLQPGVEGDGSHVLATWDDGAPALVERQIGDGRVLLYTSTVDRDWGDWAIQASFLPTMQQASAWLARALEERQPADLVVGAVHALAPKDGQQIDAVVGPDGKERPVETHEGTLQVAALDVPGAYRVKAPDGREIAELSFAVRVDPIESDTRRLLPDELKAHLGGERSAVEQAPLAERKQETPIWSVLAALAVLAFCAEGALIRR; translated from the coding sequence GTGGGGATCTCCTTCGCCAACCCGCTGCTCGCCTGGGGCGCGCTCGCTGCAGCGATCCCGGTGATCGTGCACCTGATCCAGCGGCGCCGCCCCCGGTCCCATCCCTTCGCGGCGATCGAGCTGGTGCTGCGTTCGCAGAAGCGGAACGTGCGCCGGCTGCGCCTGAAGCGCCTGCTCCTCCTCGCGATGCGCACGCTGCTCCTGCTCCTCGTGCCGCTGGCGCTGGCCAAGCCGCGCTTCGAGAGCACCGCCGCCGCAGCCGCAGCGGCGCCGCAGGGGCCTGCCGCCACCGCCATCGTCCTCGACACCTCGATGTCGATGGGGTGGAAGGAGGGCGGCGACACGCTCCTCGACGCTGCCCGCAAGGATGCCCGCGAGGTGCTCGCCGGCCTCTCCGGCGAGGAGCCGGTGACGGTGGTGCGCTGCGACGGCGGCCCGCCGGTGGCAGCTGCGCCCTCCTTCGATCGCGCCGCCGCCCGCCGGACGATCGACGACGCCACCCTCGCCTACCGGCCTGCGGACCTCTCCGCCTGCGTCGCCGCTGCAGCCCGGGCGCTGGGCGAGTCGCAGGTGCCGGGCAAGCGGATCTACGTGGCCACCGATCTCACCGCTGCTGGCTGGCGCCTCGACGCGCCGCCGGCGACGGTGCCCACCGAGACCGGCGAGGTGCTGCCGGAGGTGACGGTCCTCGACGCGGCCCGCGGCAAGCCGATGCCCAACGTGGCGATCACCGATCTGAAGGTGGAGCCAGCGCCGGAGGTGGGCCCGCGGGGGCAGGCCTTCGTCTTCACCGTTCGCAATTTCAGCGAGGAACCCGTCGCCGATCTCGAGGCGCAGCTCGTCGTCGAGGACGGCGTGGTGGCCAAGGGCTTCGTCGAGGTGCCCGCCCACGGCGCCGCGTCGAAGAAGCTCGCCTTCCGCTTTCCCCGCGGCGGCTCCTTCACCGGCGCGGTGCGCCTCGGATCCGACGCGCTCGGTTTCGACGACGCGCGCGATTTCGTGGTGCAGGTGCCGCGCGATCTGCGCGCGCTCGTCGTCGACGGCGACCCCTCCCCGGTGCGCTACCGCGACGAGGCCTTCTTCGTCGAGGCGGCGCTGCGGATGGGCGGCGCCTCGCCCTTGAGCGTGCGGACCGTGGACGCGGAGTCGCTGCCGGGCGAGGAGATCGGTGGCTACGATCTGGTGCTGCTGCTCAACGTGCGGGCGCCGGATCCGGCGGTGGCCGAGCGGCTCCGCGCCTTCGTGGAGAAGGGCGGCGGGCTCTTCGTCGGCCTCGGGGACAACGTCGAGTCCGAGGCCTGGAACACGAGGCTGGGGCAGCTGCTGCCCCGGCAGCTCCACCTGGTGAAGACCGCTGCGGAGCGGGGCCGCGAGGACCAGCGGCCGGCCCGCTTCGGCGACCTCGACCTCCGCCATCCGGTGCTGCGGGTCTTCTCCGGCAGCGCGCAGGACGGCTTCCTCGCCGCGCGGACCTGGCGCTACTACCTGCTCCAGCCGGGCGTCGAGGGGGACGGCAGCCATGTGCTCGCCACCTGGGACGACGGCGCGCCGGCGCTGGTCGAGCGGCAGATCGGCGACGGTCGGGTGCTGCTCTACACCTCCACCGTCGATCGTGATTGGGGGGACTGGGCGATCCAGGCCTCCTTCCTGCCGACGATGCAGCAGGCATCGGCCTGGCTGGCCCGTGCGCTCGAGGAGCGGCAGCCTGCGGATCTGGTGGTGGGCGCGGTCCACGCGCTCGCGCCGAAGGACGGCCAGCAGATCGATGCGGTGGTCGGCCCCGACGGAAAGGAAAGGCCCGTCGAGACCCACGAGGGAACGCTGCAGGTGGCAGCCCTCGACGTGCCCGGGGCCTACCGGGTGAAGGCGCCCGACGGGCGGGAGATCGCCGAGCTCTCCTTCGCCGTGCGGGTGGACCCGATCGAGTCGGACACCCGGCGTCTGCTACCGGACGAGCTCAAGGCCCATCTCGGTGGCGAGCGGTCTGCCGTCGAACAGGCGCCGCTCGCCGAGCGCAAGCAGGAGACGCCGATCTGGAGCGTGCTCGCCGCCCTCGCCGTTCTCGCCTTTTGTGCCGAGGGAGCGCTGATCCGGCGCTGA